A window of the Acidithiobacillus thiooxidans ATCC 19377 genome harbors these coding sequences:
- the fliJ gene encoding flagellar export protein FliJ gives MMSRQNVLLFLREDADKRQKEIAVRLGKQRSLLSEVQQKLQLLENYLQQYRNQAIAAETSGILGAQALDTRNFIHQLEQVLQIQKENALRQQQSVAQIQSEWASARVQEKGFAALARRIEIEQHELELRTIQKELDEWANRRPGCQ, from the coding sequence ATGATGAGTCGCCAGAACGTCTTGTTATTTTTGCGGGAGGATGCTGATAAAAGACAGAAAGAAATAGCTGTTCGTCTAGGAAAGCAGCGAAGTTTACTGAGTGAAGTGCAGCAGAAGTTGCAACTCCTGGAAAATTATCTGCAGCAGTATCGAAATCAGGCGATTGCAGCTGAGACTTCAGGAATCCTCGGTGCGCAGGCTCTGGATACCCGCAATTTTATTCATCAACTGGAGCAGGTCCTGCAGATTCAGAAGGAAAATGCTCTACGTCAACAGCAAAGCGTGGCGCAAATCCAGTCTGAATGGGCTTCTGCCCGTGTCCAGGAAAAAGGCTTTGCCGCTTTGGCACGCCGTATCGAGATTGAACAACATGAGCTGGAATTACGCACAATTCAGAAAGAACTGGATGAGTGGGCGAATCGTCGCCCTGGCTGTCAATGA